The following proteins are co-located in the Coraliomargarita sinensis genome:
- a CDS encoding Gfo/Idh/MocA family oxidoreductase produces MNPISRRQFVKGLTAAGAASTLSFPSIIRAQGLNEKLQVGFVAVGGRAHAHTQACHQHGLHCVAFAEVDKRRWGGVLEKEGWEKATGYTDWREMFKNHGDELDVVFVTTPDHTHFAPSMTAVSMGIHCYTEKPLTWSVKEAQLLTAAYKANPKVVTQMGNQGHSMQGWRLAYEYIKADAIGDVTEFHTWTNRPVWPQGGDRKSGSDPVPDHLDWDAWVGPAPMRPYLAPDRWVDTEGETRRRSYYHPFAWRGIVDFGSGALGDMACHTTDGIYAIMNPGYAATAEPLEMTGPVTDQYPAGMKVKATYRATKDRPGFATYWYEGKKADGTRFKPDTPEELLSEGRELPFTGNLVVGTKGKMLVTGDYWNGPQLIPSSRRAEFGRPPQLLERSPGHHKEFIMACKGEKPREFSQSNFSYSGPMTANIQLGNLCARAGKKLELNEEGVITNDPSINELAWREPREGWGPLVQKI; encoded by the coding sequence ATGAACCCCATATCACGTCGTCAATTCGTCAAAGGCCTCACCGCTGCCGGTGCCGCCTCCACACTAAGCTTTCCGAGCATCATTCGTGCTCAGGGCCTGAATGAAAAACTTCAAGTCGGCTTCGTCGCGGTTGGCGGCCGCGCCCACGCCCACACCCAGGCCTGTCATCAGCATGGGCTTCATTGTGTGGCCTTCGCCGAAGTTGACAAACGGCGCTGGGGTGGCGTGCTCGAGAAAGAAGGTTGGGAAAAAGCCACCGGCTACACCGATTGGCGGGAAATGTTCAAGAACCACGGCGATGAGCTCGACGTGGTCTTCGTCACAACGCCGGACCACACACACTTTGCGCCGTCGATGACAGCGGTTTCCATGGGCATTCACTGTTACACGGAAAAACCGCTGACCTGGTCGGTTAAGGAGGCCCAACTCCTCACCGCAGCCTATAAAGCCAACCCGAAGGTGGTCACCCAAATGGGTAATCAAGGCCACTCCATGCAGGGCTGGCGCCTCGCTTACGAATACATCAAGGCTGATGCCATCGGCGACGTCACCGAGTTCCACACCTGGACCAACCGGCCGGTCTGGCCGCAGGGCGGTGACCGCAAATCAGGTTCCGATCCGGTGCCGGATCATCTCGACTGGGATGCGTGGGTCGGCCCCGCTCCGATGCGTCCCTACCTGGCACCCGACCGTTGGGTCGACACGGAGGGTGAGACGCGCAGGCGATCTTACTATCATCCATTTGCCTGGCGTGGGATCGTCGATTTCGGATCCGGCGCGTTGGGCGACATGGCCTGCCACACTACGGACGGTATTTACGCCATCATGAATCCCGGTTACGCCGCAACCGCGGAACCGCTGGAAATGACCGGCCCGGTCACCGACCAATATCCGGCGGGCATGAAGGTCAAGGCCACGTACCGGGCAACCAAGGACCGTCCCGGATTTGCCACTTACTGGTATGAAGGCAAAAAGGCCGACGGCACCCGCTTCAAACCGGATACCCCGGAGGAACTTCTCTCCGAAGGGCGCGAGCTTCCCTTTACCGGCAACCTCGTCGTTGGCACCAAAGGCAAGATGCTTGTCACCGGTGACTACTGGAACGGCCCACAACTGATCCCGTCGTCGCGCCGTGCTGAATTCGGCAGACCCCCGCAGTTACTCGAGCGCTCTCCGGGTCACCACAAGGAGTTCATCATGGCTTGCAAGGGCGAGAAGCCGCGTGAATTCAGCCAGTCGAACTTTAGCTATTCCGGCCCGATGACGGCCAACATCCAACTTGGCAACCTCTGTGCCCGCGCCGGCAAAAAGCTCGAACTGAATGAAGAAGGCGTCATCACCAACGACCCGAGCATCAACGAACTCGCCTGGAGAGAACCGCGCGAGGGCTGGGGCCCGCTGGTGCAGAAGATTTAA